TCCTAATCATGGTGTCCATCTTCTCTCTTTCTTGCCAGAAGGAGGGACATGTGAAGTCATAGCAGCACACAGATGTTGTAATAAGAATCGGATTGAAGAGAGATCACAAACAGTAAAATGCTCCTGTCTACCTGGGAAAGTGGCCGGGACGACGCGGAACAGACCATCGTGTGTTGATGGCAAGTAGCTGGCTCAGCATATGGCATTATGAATATGTGTGAACTTTTACTATACAACCTTGCTTACCCAAGGAGATGTGTGAGATATTTGGAAAGTCAGAGGTCTTAACATAGAGCTGCCGTTGCATACGGTCACCAGCATGGCCTATAGTTGGAAGAATTCTGTTTAAAAGCAAGCTGAAAGGATCATAATCATATTCCGTATTGATAACAAATGTGGCAAGtagaaatattcctgcattgcagggggttgggctaggtggCCCTTTGAGTTCCTTCCAAGTCCAAATTCTATGAAATTACACTAACAGGGCAATCAAAATCCTTCTCACTGTGGTATGGAGGCGATCACTACTGATAGAAGCCAAGGCAAATCCCTGAAATGGGGTGTTCTGTGAGTGGGAAGGGGTTGAGGTGGTCCAGGACATGTTAGATCCTGAGCTGGTCTCACTACTAACACATGACAGTGCCAGACCTGGTCATCCTTCTTGACTTCACTGACCTCTGCAGCTACCGTTGAGCATCTACAAAAACGAAGTTTTGATTGCTCAGTTATTCTCAATTTGCTGAACTTACAAACTGTGCCCTCTTCCGTTGctgatttttatttcttaaaagcaCACTGCAGAAGCAATTTTTACTCCAGGATGCTCCAAAAATGAATGCTAACGAAGCAATGGTGGGAGGGGGCATAAGAATGAGTGGAATCTATATTGGTGTGCAGTCAGCAGCTTACTGGGACAGCTTCCTGCCAGCTGCATTGTGCAGGGTAGCTTCTGGGAAGGTAGCTTTGGAATGGACCTGGGGTGGACTGTTCTCCTACTGGTCCATGCCTAGAACATAAATAGGAGGCTTGGCTTTGACACTGTGGTTGTCAGAACTCCCACCCTTCCATAGCGTATGAGGCCAGGACAAAATTTTATACACATTCGCCATTGGGCCCAGTGATTCAAGGTTTCCGACTTTCTCAAAGCAACATTGTTTTATGGTTgtttaagtcagtgtttctcaaccagtgtgcctccagatgttttgggactacaactcccatcattctgaccactggtcttgctagttagggatgatgggagttgtagtcccaaaacatctggaggcacactgcttgagaaacactggtttaagtgCATCACTCTATATCCCCCTCAGAACTTCTCATTGCCAGCACTGGAGGGATTGGACTGGATCCATAGGTAAATGGAGGAGCCAGCTTCCTGCTCCTCACTGGAGGGGTCCCTAGGAGGGATCTTGGGCTGTCATTTTGGGGGCACCTGCACTCATGTTTCAGGATGGTTGTGCAGTATCAGTTTGTGCCATGGTGGGCCCAAGATTGCTGACATTCCCAGCAATGTCATCCTCGCATTTGGGCTTGGACAGCAGTATTCGCCAGCAGCCAGGCTGTCCAGTGACTCAATTCTAGCCCTATGCAATATCAAACTCTAGAAGCTGTAGCcagtgaattttttttgccatttgcaaCCTACTTTAACTTTGCATAGTTACTGCTGTCCCCTGCTGCTGTAATCAGCACTGATTACATAGGTCTCCTACTCAACAGATGCAGACACATATGTTCTGTGTGAGTATACAGCTTACAAGTATACTACTAcagtatgaagaagaagaagaggagggggggagtttggatttgatatccctctttatcactaccggaaggagtctcaaagcggctaacattctccttatAGTATATAACATTCTCCTTATTAAGTATAGGACTGTGTGCACTGGATTCATGGACCTGTCCTTATAGTCAATGAGcaaggaacgccctcccagcagatgtcaagacaataagcaattattttccttttagaagacaactgaaggcagccctgtttagggaagtttttaatgtttgatgctgtactgtttttaatatttggttggaagccgcccagagtggctggggaaacccagccagatgggcggagtataaataataagttgttgttgttgttgttgttgtttgttgcctTAAAGTGGCCATATGGtttatgttatgtactgagctgaatcctagaacaataggattcacaatcagcgggagctacccaatccaactccaggtggaagtgaatccgcaacctgattggcctgctggagcagccaatcaggcggctggcagaagtgaatctgctacctgattggcctgtaggagcagccaatcaggctgcaggcagaagtcaatccataatataattggcccacaggtgtagccctgaagtagccaatcacgcaaggcccattgtgtaaataatgtatataagcagatggtttggggaaaagagccattcgtcttctcttctcctccttgatgactatgagctgaataaagagcatgaaattcactcttgactctgagtatatttcactggcgacgaggatgggatcctgctgagctgaccgccaccacgcactgcaccgcagcaccgccacctgctgcaccgctgcatcgcaccgtgcatccaggcttcagctccaggacccaaggaacccagaatggcaaccgacagcagcttctcgccattcaaaccagcatcaggagactgggaagggtacgccgcccgtttcaacttcctcctgcaagcgaaagaagtcaccaacgatgccatgaagagggcgacattcttcagcgtctgtggagaggagacgtttgaaatcgcccgggctctccttgcacctagagatgtcgctaccgtctcttacaaaacaataatggaacggctgaaggagcacttctcaccacagccctcggtggtagcttgccgaaatgccttctacgcaaagcggcaagccccaggggaaaccataactgggtttgtgacctccctccgccaagccgcccggttatgcaacttctcagaattggagaacatgcttcgtgaccgcctcgtcggtggcctgagggacgagatgttgcaacgacgcctctacgccaaaaaagacctcacgttccagattgctctggaggaagccctggcaaccgaagccgccgagaggtcaacgcaagaggcacgaccggccccgccatcccaaccgagggtctaccacgaagacctcaccgacgaatccgaatctgacagggaggaagtacaccgagtacagcggcgcactcaagcagcacacacaccacagcagcctcgacgagaaggagggaactgtgcaagctgcggggagaaccacgagaggaggacctgtcgtttccgcaacgcagagtgcaggcagtgcagaaaattgggacacatcgcccgggtgtgtcgggctcgactcacccgtcgacaagcatcagatgaccgacccaggagccccaggtcacacggcaccatgcaccaaggcaactcgacggagatcacggactaccaggtattccagttgccccatcccagcacagagaaaatttatatagaggtacagatagagggagccccatgccgcatggagctggacacgggttcaactctatccataatctcggcccgaacattaagggaactgtgccctaatgggggtcccaaactaaggccggccccattcaccctccgggacttccagaaacgtaaggtccctactatgggggtggggaccttcagggtgcaatatcgagggcgaaagcaacaattggacttgctggtagttaagggcccctacgttagcttactgggactggcatggtttggacctctggggctagccgttaccggggtgaaccgcactagcttacaagtggacgtggacgccatatgcaaagagtttccaggggttttcgatggggcattgggacgatatacaggaccccccattgccctacagctggaccccgctgtacgacccatcaggcacaaggcccgccgggtcccgttcgccctgaaaccccgcatagacgaggaattggaccggctcgtggagcaaggagtgctggagccggtgcccaacgccccctgggaaactccaattgtcacacccgtcaagcctaacggttcggtccgcatctgtgcagactacaaatgcaccataaacaaggctctcacggcccatgcatacccagtgccagtggtcagccatgtcctcgccaccctggct
Above is a window of Zootoca vivipara chromosome 2, rZooViv1.1, whole genome shotgun sequence DNA encoding:
- the LOC132591695 gene encoding uncharacterized protein LOC132591695, which encodes MATDSSFSPFKPASGDWEGYAARFNFLLQAKEVTNDAMKRATFFSVCGEETFEIARALLAPRDVATVSYKTIMERLKEHFSPQPSVVACRNAFYAKRQAPGETITGFVTSLRQAARLCNFSELENMLRDRLVGGLRDEMLQRRLYAKKDLTFQIALEEALATEAAERSTQEARPAPPSQPRVYHEDLTDESESDREEVHRVQRRTQAAHTPQQPRREGGNCASCGENHERRTCRFRNAECRQCRKLGHIARVCRARLTRRQASDDRPRSPRSHGTMHQGNSTEITDYQVFQLPHPSTEKIYIEVQIEGAPCRMELDTGSTLSIISARTLRELCPNGGPKLRPAPFTLRDFQKRKVPTMGVGTFRVQYRGRKQQLDLLVVKGPYVSLLGLAWFGPLGLAVTGVNRTSLQVDVDAICKEFPGVFDGALGRYTGPPIALQLDPAVRPIRHKARRVPFALKPRIDEELDRLVEQGVLEPVPNAPWETPIVTPVKPNGSVRICADYKCTINKALTAHAYPVPVVSHVLATLAGSKNLWQTGLGPSVSTVACGRSHSRGSDDCDAQRGIQS